One genomic segment of Ipomoea triloba cultivar NCNSP0323 chromosome 9, ASM357664v1 includes these proteins:
- the LOC116028722 gene encoding probable terpene synthase 4: protein MVLIMCFFLQGHGASTGTTDIEDIITSVGAILRLLDDLDATQGEKQDGNDASYVEYYIKENQGVSLSDGKQHVINMVSEQWKLLNKQCLSPTSIPASFRKACLNITRMVPMMYNYSDTHCLPILQKQIMSMFSTINVDSAQLL from the exons ATGGTTCTCATTATGTGCTTCTTCCTGCAAGGCCACGGTGCATCCACGGGAACCACAGATATTGAAGACATTATAACTTCAGTGGGAGCAATTCTTCGCCTCTTAGATGACCTTGACGCCACTCAG GGTGAGAAGCAAGATGGAAATGATGCGTCATATGTAGAGTACTACATTAAAGAAAACCAAGGTGTTTCATTAAGTGATGGAAAACAACACGTTATCAATATGGTTTCAGAACAGTGGAAGCTCCTAAACAAACAGTGCTTATCTCCAACTTCAATTCCAGCATCTTTTAGGAAAGCTTGCTTAAATATTACAAGAATGGTGCCAATGATGTACAACTACAGTGACACTCACTGTCTACCCATCCTCCAGAAGCAAATCATGTCCATGTTTTCTACAATCAATGTCGACTCTGCTCAGCTACTCTAG
- the LOC116029143 gene encoding (3S,6E)-nerolidol synthase 2, chloroplastic/mitochondrial-like codes for MKASICKDEFELKWEGGIEEGQSLLYQCQEDGLLVLPMIDVMQRLGIDYHFQELIEAILHRQYHKTKFLFDETADLHDISLRFRLFRQEGYPISSDVFTKFTDEEGKFKEELISKDIKGLMALHEASHLAIQGEDILEEAERFSRESLMANMTCLDDCQAILVQKTLQYPHHKSLPRFTAKTIIENMRFENAWEASLVNLATMEYSITQSLYQEEFRQILL; via the exons ATGAAAGCATCAATCTGCAAGGATGAGTTTGAGCTCAAATGGGAAGGGGGAATCGAGGAAGGGCAAAGTTTACTATACCAATGCCAAGAAGATGGTTTGCTAGTGCTACCCATGATAGATGTGATGCAACGCCTGGGCATAGACTACCATTTCCAAGAGCTTATCGAGGCAATTTTGCATCGACAATATCACAAAACCAAATTTCTTTTTGATGAAACTGCTGATCTTCACGATATTTCACTTCGCTTTAGATTATTTAGGCAAGAAGGTTACCCTATCTCCTCAG ATGTTTTCACCAAGTTCACTGATGAAGAAGGGAAGTTTAAGGAAGAGCTAATAAGCAAAGATATTAAGGGGTTGATGGCGTTGCATGAAGCATCTCATCTTGCCATACAAGGAGAAGATATTCTTGAAGAAGCTGAAAGGTTTAGTAGAGAGTCTTTGATGGCAAACATGACCTGTCTTGATGATTGTCAAGCCATCTTAGTTCAGAAAACATTGCAATATCCCCATCATAAGAGCTTGCCCAGGTTCACAGCCAAAACCATTATTGAAAATATGAGATTTGAAAATGCATGGGAAGCTAGCTTGGTAAATTTGGCAACTATGGAATATAGCATAACCCAATCACTTTATCAAGAAGAATTTCGCCAAATTCTCCTGTGA
- the LOC116028541 gene encoding 1-aminocyclopropane-1-carboxylate oxidase 3, producing the protein MANFPVINMEKLNGAERGNAMELIKDACENWGFFELVNHGIPHEVMDNIEKLTKEHYKKVMEQRFKDLVASKGLEGVQAEVTDMDWESTFFLRHLPVSTISQVPDLDDNYREAMRDFAKRLEKLAEELLDLLCENLGLEKGYLKKAFYGSTAPNFGTKVSNYPPCPKPDLIKGLRAHTDAGGIILLFQDDKVSGLQLLKDGEWVDVPPMRHSIVVNLGDQLEVITNGKYKSVEHRVIAQTNGARMSLASFYNPASDAVIYPAPALVEKEADDEKVYPKFVFDDYMKLYAGLKFQPKEPRFQAMKAAQTA; encoded by the exons atggcAAACTTCCCAGTTATCAACATGGAAAAGCTTAATGGCGCTGAGAGAGGAAACGCCATGGAGCTCATCAAAGATGCCTGCGAGAATTGGGGTTTCTTTGAG TTGGTGAATCATGGGATTCCTCATGAAGTAATGGACAACATTGAGAAACTGACCAAGGAGCATTACAAGAAGGTGATGGAACAGAGGTTTAAGGATTTGGTGGCCAGCAAGGGCTTAGAAGGTGTACAAGCCGAGGTTACTGATATGGATTGGGAGAGCACTTTCTTCTTGCGCCACCTTCCCGTTTCCACCATTTCACAGGTTCCTGATCTTGACGACAATTACAGGGAGGCAATGAGAGACTTTGCCAAAAGATTGGAGAAATTAGCAGAGGAGCTTCTAGACTTACTTTGCGAGAACCTCGGACTAGAAAAAGGATACTTAAAAAAGGCCTTTTATGGATCCACAGCTCCAAATTTCGGCACCAAAGTGAGCAACTATCCACCATGCCCAAAACCCGACTTGATCAAGGGTCTCCGGGCCCACACCGACGCCGGCGGCATAATCCTCCTCTTCCAAGACGACAAAGTCAGCGGTCTCCAGCTTCTGAAAGACGGGGAATGGGTTGACGTTCCTCCTATGCGTCACTCCATCGTCGTGAACCTCGGTGACCAACTCGAGGTAATCACCAACGGTAAATATAAGAGCGTGGAACATAGAGTGATTGCACAAACAAACGGGGCTAGGATGTCCCTAGCTTCCTTCTACAACCCAGCAAGTGATGCTGTCATCTACCCAGCACCCGCTCTGGTGGAGAAAGAGGCAGACGATGAGAAAGTGTACCCCAAATTCGTGTTCGACGATTACATGAAGTTATATGCAGGTCTAAAGTTTCAGCCCAAGGAGCCAAGGTTCCAAGCCATGAAGGCCGCCCAAACAGCGTAG